The following coding sequences are from one Oryzisolibacter sp. LB2S window:
- a CDS encoding ABC transporter ATP-binding protein, protein MFLEVSQLDVRYGGRQSPAVHGVTLGLAAGEIGVLIGPSGCGKTTLLRAVAGLEPVAAGSIRLGGELVDTPERSMAPEQRRIGMVFQDYALFPHLTVGRNVAFGIHALPRGEQQQRVREALELVGLAGSESRYPHELSGGQQQRVALARALAPRPRLMLLDEPFSNLDVDLRERLAHEVRAILKTAGATALFVTHDQLEAFAIGDRIGVLEHGRLHQWDDAYALYHRPATRFVADFIGHGVFAPAQLVQQGSHVVARTALGDLTDVDGCPLPSRYPGGECDILLRADDVVHDDTAPVQARIVRKAFRGSEFLYTLELASGLTVLAHVPSHHDHGLGEWIGIRAQVDHVVTFPRG, encoded by the coding sequence ATGTTTCTAGAAGTCTCCCAGCTCGACGTGCGCTACGGCGGCCGCCAGAGCCCCGCCGTGCATGGCGTGACCCTGGGCCTGGCCGCGGGCGAGATCGGCGTGCTCATCGGCCCCTCGGGCTGCGGCAAGACCACCCTGCTGCGCGCCGTCGCGGGGCTGGAACCCGTGGCCGCCGGCAGCATCAGGCTGGGCGGCGAGCTCGTGGACACGCCCGAGCGCAGCATGGCGCCCGAGCAGCGGCGCATCGGCATGGTGTTCCAGGACTACGCGCTGTTTCCGCACCTCACGGTGGGGCGCAACGTGGCCTTCGGCATCCACGCCCTGCCGCGCGGCGAGCAGCAGCAGCGCGTGCGCGAGGCGCTGGAGCTCGTGGGCCTTGCGGGCAGCGAGTCACGCTACCCGCACGAGCTCTCGGGCGGTCAGCAGCAGCGCGTGGCGCTGGCGCGCGCGCTGGCGCCGCGGCCACGGCTGATGCTGCTCGACGAGCCCTTCTCCAACCTCGACGTGGATCTGCGCGAGCGCCTCGCGCACGAGGTGCGCGCCATCCTCAAGACCGCGGGCGCCACGGCGCTGTTCGTCACGCACGACCAGCTCGAGGCCTTTGCCATCGGCGACCGCATCGGCGTGCTCGAGCATGGCCGGCTGCACCAGTGGGACGACGCCTACGCGCTCTACCACCGCCCGGCCACGCGCTTCGTGGCCGACTTCATCGGCCACGGCGTGTTCGCCCCGGCACAGCTCGTGCAGCAGGGCAGCCATGTGGTGGCGCGCACGGCGCTCGGCGACCTCACGGACGTCGACGGCTGCCCCCTGCCCTCGCGCTACCCTGGAGGCGAATGCGACATCCTTCTGCGTGCCGACGACGTGGTACACGACGACACGGCACCAGTGCAGGCGCGCATTGTGCGCAAGGCGTTCAGGGGATCGGAGTTCCTCTACACATTGGAGCTGGCCAGCGGCCTGACCGTGCTCGCCCATGTGCCCAGCCACCACGATCACGGGCTGGGCGAGTGGATCGGCATTCGCGCGCAGGTTGATCACGTCGTGACCTTCCCACGCGGCTGA
- a CDS encoding iron ABC transporter permease gives MPPISRALRSIAPVLLALLLALPVLAVLGAWLPWGQDGAQSGAILREMAATVLPDYLWTTLWLGLFVSLGAAVVGTASAAAVTLFDFWGRRQLEWLLLLPLAMPAYVTAYAYTDFLQFSGPLQVWLRESFGLEGRLLPEVRSLGGAIWVFIFSLYPYVYLLARTALGERAAHLMEAARLLGASPARRLRAVALPLARPAVAAGVALVLMETLADFGVASYFGIQTFTTGIYKAWLSMDDRLAAAQLATFLLALVLLLLQLELRAQRRMRFATGGVGRAGSAEARPVALCGLRAVAAWLVCVLPVLMGFVAPVLFMLRPLAADWSVLPWGHFVQWAGNSVRLGAITAVLAVGIALALAFAVRRRAGAATRAVVQLVSLGYAVPGAVIVVGLLLPVGWLQAAAPDSGVSALVTTTAVGIVWAYLVRFCAVALQSVQSGYARVPVSLDDSARMLGVGGMGLLARVHWPLLRRSTAAAALLVFVDVMKELPATIVLRPFDSDTLAVVAYQLARDERLGEAALPSLALVAVGLVPVILLSRTLRGASR, from the coding sequence TTGCCACCCATTTCGCGCGCCCTGCGCTCCATCGCCCCCGTTCTTCTTGCCCTGCTCCTGGCCCTGCCCGTGCTCGCCGTGCTTGGCGCCTGGCTGCCCTGGGGGCAGGATGGTGCGCAGTCGGGCGCCATCCTGCGCGAGATGGCGGCCACCGTGCTGCCCGACTATCTGTGGACCACGCTGTGGCTGGGCCTGTTCGTCTCGCTGGGCGCGGCCGTGGTGGGCACGGCCAGCGCGGCGGCGGTCACGCTGTTCGACTTCTGGGGGCGGCGCCAGCTCGAATGGCTGCTGCTGCTGCCCCTGGCCATGCCGGCCTATGTGACGGCCTATGCCTATACCGACTTTCTGCAGTTCAGCGGCCCGCTGCAGGTCTGGCTGCGCGAGAGCTTCGGCCTGGAGGGGCGCCTGCTGCCCGAGGTGCGCAGCCTCGGCGGCGCCATCTGGGTGTTCATCTTCTCGCTCTACCCCTATGTCTACCTGTTGGCGCGCACGGCGCTGGGCGAGCGCGCCGCGCACCTGATGGAGGCCGCGCGCCTGCTCGGCGCCTCGCCCGCGCGGCGCCTGCGCGCCGTGGCCCTGCCGCTGGCGCGCCCGGCCGTGGCCGCGGGCGTGGCCCTGGTGCTGATGGAGACGCTGGCCGACTTCGGCGTGGCGTCCTACTTCGGCATTCAGACCTTTACCACCGGCATCTACAAGGCCTGGCTGTCCATGGACGACCGCCTGGCCGCGGCGCAACTGGCCACGTTCCTGCTGGCCCTGGTGCTGCTTTTGCTGCAGCTGGAGCTGCGCGCCCAGCGGCGCATGCGCTTTGCCACGGGCGGCGTGGGCCGCGCGGGCTCGGCGGAGGCGCGGCCCGTCGCGCTCTGCGGCCTGCGCGCTGTGGCCGCCTGGCTGGTCTGCGTGCTGCCCGTGCTCATGGGCTTTGTGGCGCCCGTGCTGTTCATGCTCAGGCCGCTCGCGGCGGACTGGTCCGTGCTGCCCTGGGGCCATTTCGTGCAATGGGCCGGCAACAGCGTGCGCCTGGGCGCCATCACCGCCGTGCTGGCCGTGGGCATTGCGCTGGCCCTGGCCTTTGCCGTGCGCCGCCGCGCGGGCGCGGCCACGCGGGCCGTGGTGCAGCTTGTGAGCCTGGGCTACGCCGTGCCGGGCGCGGTCATCGTCGTCGGCCTGCTGCTGCCCGTGGGCTGGCTGCAGGCGGCGGCGCCCGACTCGGGCGTGAGCGCCCTCGTGACCACCACGGCAGTGGGCATCGTCTGGGCCTATCTGGTGCGCTTTTGCGCCGTGGCGCTGCAGTCGGTGCAAAGCGGCTATGCGCGCGTGCCGGTCAGTCTGGACGATTCGGCGCGCATGCTCGGCGTGGGCGGCATGGGGCTGCTGGCGCGCGTGCACTGGCCGCTGCTCAGGCGCTCCACGGCCGCGGCCGCGTTGCTGGTGTTCGTGGACGTGATGAAGGAGCTGCCGGCCACCATCGTGCTGCGGCCGTTTGACAGCGACACGCTCGCCGTCGTGGCCTACCAGCTCGCGCGCGACGAGCGCCTGGGCGAGGCCGCGCTGCCCTCGCTGGCGCTGGTGGCCGTGGGCCTGGTGCCGGTCATCCTGCTCAGCCGTACGCTGCGTGGGGCCTCGCGCTGA
- the arsC gene encoding arsenate reductase (glutaredoxin) (This arsenate reductase requires both glutathione and glutaredoxin to convert arsenate to arsenite, after which the efflux transporter formed by ArsA and ArsB can extrude the arsenite from the cell, providing resistance.), which translates to MSDITIYHNARCSNSRGALELLRARGIEPHIVDYIKHPLDEAELTALVARLAVPVRELLRSKEAVYQELNLGDSSLSEQQLIAAVAAHPVLLNRPIVVTPKGARLCRPPELVLDLIP; encoded by the coding sequence ATGAGCGACATCACCATCTACCACAACGCGCGCTGCAGCAATTCGCGCGGCGCGCTCGAGCTGCTGCGCGCGCGCGGCATCGAGCCCCACATCGTCGACTACATCAAGCACCCCCTGGATGAGGCCGAGCTCACGGCCTTGGTGGCGCGCCTGGCCGTGCCCGTGCGCGAGCTGCTGCGCAGCAAGGAGGCCGTCTACCAGGAACTCAACCTGGGCGACTCCAGCCTGAGCGAGCAGCAGCTCATCGCCGCCGTGGCCGCGCACCCGGTGCTGCTCAACCGCCCCATCGTCGTCACGCCCAAGGGCGCGCGCCTGTGCCGGCCGCCCGAGCTGGTGCTGGATTTGATTCCTTAA
- a CDS encoding DegQ family serine endoprotease, translated as MNTLLTTPRRLVLALVAAGALGATGAGLITSHEARAQAQLATPVATAVAPAVAGPAAALPDFSAITQRYGPAVVNISVSGMRNVSDDEGDNSPAARQRGPQGMDPNDPFYEFFRRFGIPMPDMGPQGRHAVPVRGEGSGFIIDPNGIVLTNAHVVKGASDVTVKLTDRREFRAKVLGMDPKTDIAVLKIDAKNLPTVKLGNSNSLKVGDWVLAIGSPFGFENTVTAGVVSAKGRTLPDDSFVPFIQTDAAVNPGNSGGPLFNAAGEVVGINSQIYSRSGGFQGLSFAIPIEVATRVEQQIVATGQVQHARLGVAVQEVNQAFADSFKLPRPEGALVAHVDEGGPADKAGLKVGDVILKINGQGIVASGDLPAFVGQQSPGEKVQLEVWRHGRSETLAATLGNANDKSAKVARGDEAVGKGQLGLMLRPLQPDEARAAGVAQGQGLMIEDARGPAAVAGVQGGDVLLAINGTPVTGVEQVRAAMAHAGKSVALLIERDGNQIFVPVRLG; from the coding sequence ATGAATACGCTACTCACCACTCCCCGCCGTCTCGTTCTGGCCCTGGTGGCCGCGGGCGCCCTGGGCGCCACGGGCGCGGGCCTGATCACATCGCACGAGGCGCGGGCGCAGGCGCAGTTGGCCACACCGGTGGCCACGGCCGTGGCGCCCGCCGTGGCCGGCCCGGCCGCGGCATTGCCCGATTTCTCGGCCATCACGCAGCGCTATGGCCCGGCGGTGGTCAACATCAGCGTCAGCGGCATGCGCAATGTCTCGGACGACGAGGGCGACAACAGCCCCGCGGCGCGCCAGCGCGGCCCGCAGGGTATGGATCCGAACGACCCGTTCTACGAGTTCTTCCGCCGCTTCGGCATCCCCATGCCGGACATGGGGCCGCAGGGCCGCCACGCCGTGCCCGTGCGCGGCGAGGGTTCGGGCTTCATCATCGACCCGAACGGCATCGTGTTGACCAACGCCCATGTGGTCAAGGGCGCGAGCGATGTCACCGTCAAGCTCACCGACCGGCGCGAGTTCCGCGCCAAGGTGCTGGGCATGGACCCGAAGACGGACATCGCCGTGCTCAAGATCGACGCCAAGAACCTGCCCACCGTCAAGCTCGGCAACTCCAACAGCCTCAAGGTGGGCGACTGGGTGCTGGCGATCGGCTCGCCCTTCGGCTTCGAGAACACCGTGACCGCGGGCGTCGTGAGCGCCAAGGGCCGCACGCTGCCCGATGACAGCTTCGTGCCCTTTATCCAGACCGATGCGGCCGTGAACCCCGGCAACTCCGGCGGCCCGCTGTTCAACGCCGCGGGCGAGGTGGTGGGCATCAACTCGCAGATCTACAGCCGCTCGGGGGGCTTCCAGGGCCTGTCGTTCGCCATCCCCATCGAGGTGGCGACGCGCGTGGAGCAGCAGATCGTCGCCACCGGCCAGGTGCAGCATGCGCGCCTGGGCGTGGCGGTGCAGGAGGTGAATCAGGCCTTCGCCGACTCGTTCAAGCTGCCGCGCCCCGAGGGCGCGCTGGTGGCCCATGTCGATGAGGGCGGCCCGGCCGACAAGGCGGGCCTGAAGGTGGGCGACGTGATCCTCAAGATCAACGGCCAGGGCATCGTCGCCTCGGGCGACCTGCCGGCCTTCGTCGGCCAGCAGTCGCCGGGCGAGAAGGTACAGCTCGAGGTCTGGCGCCACGGCCGCAGCGAGACCCTGGCCGCCACGCTGGGCAATGCCAACGACAAGTCAGCCAAGGTGGCACGCGGCGACGAGGCCGTGGGCAAGGGCCAGCTCGGCCTGATGCTGCGCCCGCTGCAGCCCGACGAGGCGCGCGCCGCCGGCGTGGCGCAGGGTCAGGGCCTGATGATCGAGGACGCACGCGGCCCGGCCGCCGTGGCCGGCGTGCAGGGCGGCGACGTGCTGCTGGCCATCAATGGCACGCCGGTCACGGGCGTGGAACAGGTGCGCGCGGCCATGGCCCATGCGGGCAAGTCGGTGGCGCTCCTGATCGAGCGCGACGGCAACCAGATCTTCGTGCCGGTACGCCTGGGCTAA
- a CDS encoding response regulator transcription factor, giving the protein MRLLLVEDDIMIGEAVRDLLRAEHYAVDWATDGDMAEAALATQPYDLVLLDLGLPRRDGLQVLRGLRARKDRTPVLIATARDGVAQRVEGLDAGADDYVLKPYDMDELLARIRALLRRAAGRAEPVYEHQGVTLDPGTREATVQGRPVQLSAREWAVLEALLARPGMVLSRQQLEDKLYGWGDEVSSNAVEVYIHGLRKKLGAQLILNVRGLGYMVPKS; this is encoded by the coding sequence ATGCGCCTGCTGCTTGTTGAGGACGACATCATGATCGGCGAGGCCGTGCGCGACCTGTTGCGCGCCGAGCATTACGCCGTCGACTGGGCCACCGACGGTGACATGGCCGAGGCCGCCCTGGCCACCCAGCCCTACGACCTGGTGCTGCTGGACCTGGGCCTGCCGCGCCGCGACGGCCTGCAGGTGCTGCGCGGCCTGCGCGCGCGCAAGGACCGCACGCCGGTGCTAATCGCCACGGCCCGCGACGGCGTGGCCCAGCGCGTCGAGGGCCTGGACGCGGGCGCCGACGACTATGTGCTCAAGCCCTATGACATGGACGAGCTGCTGGCGCGCATACGCGCGCTGTTGCGGCGCGCGGCCGGGCGCGCCGAGCCCGTGTACGAGCACCAGGGCGTGACGCTCGACCCCGGCACGCGCGAGGCCACGGTGCAGGGCCGGCCGGTACAGCTGTCGGCGCGCGAATGGGCGGTGCTCGAGGCGCTGCTCGCGCGCCCCGGCATGGTGCTGTCGCGCCAGCAGCTCGAGGACAAGCTCTACGGCTGGGGCGATGAGGTCAGCAGCAACGCCGTCGAGGTCTACATCCACGGCCTGCGCAAGAAGCTCGGGGCGCAGCTCATACTCAACGTGCGTGGCCTGGGCTACATGGTGCCGAAGTCATGA
- a CDS encoding ATP-binding protein — MSLLARPGSLRLRLLVFLLAAIAITAAVQGVLAYRSALVEADALFDYQMQQTAYALRAGLPPDAKASGSALPEYRNDELIVQVWTNEGLRIFESAVGAALPQKAVLGFTEVQARGITYRVFSLQTRSQVIQVAQDMAARRAMARALALRSLLPLAVMAPLLALAVWWAVGRLLAPVERVRGQLAARRPDDLVPVSEAGLPSELRPMVHEFNALLARVQQAFEAQQHFVADAAHELRSPLAALKLQIQGLQRAGDADARATAIARLTGGIDRATRLVEQLLALARQEAQLASGAPAQPLVLADLLRQAVQEAAPAALQRGLDLGLAPLSAEVDAARVSGHAQALAILLRNLLDNAIKYTPEGGRVDVALLATPGELTLQVDDSGPGIAPEERERVLQRFHRGAQRPGEGQPVTGSGLGLAIAESIARMHGTRLVLGSAPGLGGLRVRVSLARSTPGGESARP; from the coding sequence ATGAGCCTGCTCGCCCGACCCGGCTCGCTGCGCCTGCGGCTGCTGGTGTTTCTGCTCGCGGCCATTGCCATCACCGCAGCCGTGCAGGGCGTGCTGGCCTACCGCAGCGCGCTGGTGGAGGCCGACGCGCTGTTCGACTACCAGATGCAGCAGACCGCCTACGCGCTGCGCGCCGGCCTGCCGCCCGACGCCAAGGCCAGCGGCAGCGCGCTGCCCGAATACCGCAACGACGAGCTCATCGTCCAGGTCTGGACCAACGAGGGCCTGCGCATCTTCGAATCCGCCGTGGGCGCGGCCCTGCCGCAGAAGGCCGTGCTCGGCTTCACCGAGGTGCAGGCGCGCGGCATCACCTACCGCGTGTTCTCGCTGCAGACGCGCTCGCAGGTCATACAGGTGGCGCAGGACATGGCCGCGCGCCGCGCCATGGCGCGGGCGCTGGCGCTGCGCTCGCTGCTGCCGCTGGCCGTGATGGCGCCGCTGCTGGCGCTGGCCGTGTGGTGGGCCGTGGGCCGGCTGCTGGCCCCTGTCGAGCGCGTGCGCGGCCAGCTGGCCGCGCGCCGGCCGGACGACCTGGTGCCCGTGAGCGAGGCCGGCCTGCCCAGCGAGCTGCGGCCCATGGTGCATGAATTCAACGCGCTGCTGGCGCGCGTGCAGCAGGCCTTCGAGGCGCAGCAGCATTTCGTGGCCGACGCAGCGCACGAGCTGCGCTCGCCCCTGGCCGCGCTCAAGCTGCAGATACAGGGCCTGCAGCGTGCCGGCGACGCCGACGCCCGTGCCACCGCCATCGCGCGGCTCACCGGCGGCATAGACCGCGCGACGCGCCTGGTCGAGCAGCTGCTTGCCCTGGCGCGCCAGGAGGCGCAGCTGGCCTCGGGCGCGCCGGCGCAGCCGCTGGTGCTGGCCGATCTGCTGCGCCAGGCCGTGCAGGAGGCCGCGCCCGCGGCCCTGCAGCGCGGACTGGACCTGGGGCTTGCGCCGCTTTCCGCCGAGGTCGATGCTGCCCGGGTGAGCGGTCACGCGCAGGCGCTGGCCATCCTGCTGCGCAACCTGCTGGACAACGCCATCAAGTACACGCCCGAGGGCGGCAGGGTGGACGTGGCGCTGCTGGCCACGCCCGGAGAGCTCACGCTGCAGGTCGACGACAGCGGCCCGGGCATCGCGCCCGAGGAGCGCGAGCGCGTGCTGCAGCGCTTTCACCGCGGCGCGCAGCGGCCGGGTGAGGGCCAGCCCGTGACCGGCAGTGGCCTGGGCCTGGCGATTGCCGAGAGCATTGCGCGCATGCATGGCACGCGGCTGGTGCTCGGCAGCGCACCCGGGCTCGGAGGGCTGCGCGTGCGCGTGAGCCTGGCGCGGTCCACGCCCGGCGGGGAGAGTGCGCGCCCATGA
- a CDS encoding phospholipase D-like domain-containing protein encodes MIRVSLLSGLGHTVFVAAGLLVYVLGTRVGQQRRHPSAAVAWVLGMITFPYLTLPLFLFFGTRKFARPERRTHVHGPPLPDGAPAWATRLLAGLEMAPAVRNARVLLHADGAESLQSLLATIAAARQRLDVCTYVLANDATGQLIAQALAQSVQRGVRVRLLVDAVGSLGLPGGMLRTLRRQGVQVRRFMPLLHNPLHGRTNLRNHRKLALADGRRLWSGGRNLASEYFVDRPGQPAWTDLSYEVHGPLAAQAQAQFNTDWRVARGLALRKARRPHRMPELHPPARGALAQWLPSGPDHADDTVHALLLAGAYHAQRRIVAVTPYFVPDQALLDAWSLACRRGVHVSLLVPARSNHRLADIARERALRELAAAGAQIWLAPAMVHAKAVLIDDELALVGSLNLDARSLFLNYEAMTAFYGAEELRWLSQWCAHLIAGAHPYRARRPSWLRDIVEGVVRALGFQL; translated from the coding sequence ATGATCCGCGTGAGCCTGCTCTCGGGCCTGGGCCACACGGTCTTCGTGGCCGCAGGCCTGCTGGTCTATGTGCTGGGCACGCGCGTGGGCCAGCAGCGGCGCCACCCTTCGGCCGCCGTGGCCTGGGTGCTGGGCATGATCACCTTTCCCTATCTGACGCTGCCGCTGTTCCTGTTCTTTGGCACGCGCAAGTTTGCGCGGCCCGAGCGCCGAACGCATGTCCATGGCCCGCCGCTGCCCGATGGCGCGCCGGCCTGGGCCACGCGGCTGCTCGCGGGCCTGGAGATGGCGCCCGCGGTGCGCAATGCGCGCGTGCTGCTGCATGCCGATGGGGCCGAGTCGCTGCAGTCGCTCTTGGCCACCATCGCCGCGGCGCGCCAGCGGCTCGATGTCTGCACCTACGTGCTCGCCAACGATGCCACGGGCCAGCTGATCGCCCAGGCGCTGGCGCAGAGCGTGCAGCGCGGCGTGCGCGTGCGTCTGCTGGTCGACGCCGTGGGCAGCCTGGGCCTGCCCGGCGGCATGCTGCGCACCCTCAGGCGCCAGGGCGTGCAGGTGCGGCGCTTCATGCCGCTCCTGCATAACCCGCTGCATGGCCGCACCAATCTGCGCAACCACCGCAAGCTGGCCCTGGCCGATGGCCGGCGCCTGTGGAGCGGCGGGCGCAACCTGGCCAGCGAATACTTCGTGGACCGGCCCGGCCAGCCCGCCTGGACAGACCTGAGCTACGAGGTGCACGGGCCGCTCGCGGCCCAGGCCCAGGCCCAGTTCAACACCGACTGGCGCGTGGCCCGGGGCCTGGCCCTGCGCAAGGCGCGCCGGCCCCATCGCATGCCGGAGCTGCACCCGCCCGCGCGCGGCGCGCTCGCGCAGTGGCTGCCCAGCGGCCCCGACCATGCCGACGACACCGTCCATGCCCTGCTGCTGGCTGGGGCCTACCATGCACAGCGGCGCATCGTGGCCGTCACGCCGTACTTCGTGCCCGACCAGGCCTTGCTCGACGCCTGGAGCCTGGCCTGCCGCCGCGGCGTGCACGTGAGCCTGCTGGTGCCCGCGCGCTCCAACCACCGCCTGGCGGACATCGCGCGCGAGCGCGCCCTGCGCGAGCTCGCCGCCGCGGGCGCACAGATCTGGCTCGCGCCCGCCATGGTGCATGCCAAGGCCGTGCTCATCGACGACGAGCTGGCCCTGGTGGGGTCGCTCAATCTGGATGCGCGCAGCCTGTTCCTGAACTACGAGGCCATGACGGCGTTTTATGGCGCCGAGGAACTGCGCTGGCTCTCGCAATGGTGCGCGCACCTCATCGCCGGCGCGCACCCTTACCGCGCACGCAGACCGTCGTGGCTGCGCGACATCGTCGAGGGCGTGGTGCGGGCGCTGGGCTTTCAGCTCTAG
- a CDS encoding PEP-CTERM sorting domain-containing protein — protein MKKTLATIAVLAAAALPGQSSAAVYEFRTLSSECRTIDTGEVVGPACGGTFGLDDVNGLRVGLSGGAGSLSVLTHWYSPSDYWTTYSNSNLYHSNFGRVGTTVDMDAGLCIDGSAGAFCRVDASLTFDGILQALLGSLYILNALDQVDMLSNSAGLWSGFYGSDSIPSHRLHFTGEWFEVPEPGAMALLGAGLLAWLGARRRRAR, from the coding sequence ATGAAGAAAACGCTTGCAACCATCGCCGTGCTTGCCGCCGCGGCTCTGCCCGGACAGTCGTCTGCGGCGGTCTATGAATTCAGGACGCTCTCATCCGAGTGCCGAACCATTGACACGGGAGAGGTGGTAGGGCCTGCCTGCGGGGGGACATTCGGCCTTGACGATGTCAATGGACTGCGCGTGGGGCTGTCGGGTGGTGCGGGGTCTCTCAGCGTCCTGACGCATTGGTATTCACCGTCGGACTACTGGACCACTTACAGCAATTCCAACCTGTACCACAGCAACTTTGGCCGGGTTGGGACAACGGTGGACATGGATGCCGGGCTGTGCATCGACGGCTCTGCTGGCGCCTTCTGCCGCGTGGATGCGAGCCTGACGTTCGATGGCATTCTGCAGGCGCTGCTCGGCAGCCTGTACATACTGAACGCGCTTGATCAGGTCGACATGCTGTCGAACAGCGCGGGCCTCTGGAGCGGGTTTTATGGCTCGGACAGCATTCCTAGCCATCGGCTTCACTTCACTGGCGAGTGGTTCGAGGTGCCGGAGCCCGGCGCGATGGCCTTGTTGGGCGCGGGCCTGCTGGCATGGCTTGGCGCCCGGCGGCGCAGGGCGCGCTGA